The DNA window TctggtaggatggataccatcctgccctaaaaggccaggcttgccctcaGCTGTGGTCTAATTATGTATAAATCCCACATTATTTTGTGAGCACCAcgtggacatccagcagttccaCGCAGATAACTGGCTGTGCGTTATATCACCCTGCTGCATTGTGACgggaccagagcatactacagcatcaGACATTGCGTTCACTTATTTATACACCttttcagtattatttttaCTAATCTCTTAGCTCCTATGTGAATAACTTATCTTAGAGAATCTATGCTTGCTTAAGACTTTAAGACCCTAAGACCCCGggtatacagctaactacagcagctggtgtccctaaaggcctagctaaTTCCACGTGTTGAAAAATAGAGTGCTCTacaaccagagctctttcaacaggcttctcagtGGGTGCCTATATGAGTGGTGCAAACTTTTTGGACACACGAATTAGGGATGTGTAGTTCTCCCATGGGCAAGCCGAAGCTTGGCTATTTCACCGTAACGTCACCCATTTCCCCGCTGCGAGGGCTGTTTTGGCAGAGTTCAGGGCTTGCTAACTTCCCATAAGGCATGCAGAGCTTGTACTTCTGGTTCCTCAATAGGTATAACACACTCTAAGGTCGGGATGTGCACTTCTAATGATAAAATCTTCTCCATCAGACTAGCAATTAATCTACATTTCtcacaaataaaactattgcTAACGGCGGATGAAGAATAGCTAAAAATGTTGCAGTCAGTGCATTGAAGGAGAATGGAAGCGGCCATGatcaaaaagcaaaatgttacttacatttttagTAGTTTTTTGGATGTAGttttgttgtagttttcaaTGTCTGGTTGAAGTTGCCAGTTTACAGTTAGAATGTTCTTAAGTCCAAGGAAAAAACTGATAAACAGCTAGAGAGCAGTAAGGGCTAGTATGctgaaaacaggaagcagcatcaCTTCCAAAAACCTCCAAAAGCATTACTTCCAAAAACAGGAAAGATATCCTCTAATATCCACCAGAGTGCCTCTGTCAACACCACAGACAGCACCTCAGCTAGGCTTGTGATGTTGCTGGACCCTAGAGGAGTGGCAACATGTTGTGTTCCCAGGGCATGGGTTGGGTTGAAAAGTGCCCACTACGTTTCACTGCTTGGTGACCATTTGCAGCCCTTCAAAGACTTCATGTACCCCAACAACAATTGGATattccagcaggataatgccCTTTGCCATTGGGCCCAGGTTGTCCAGAAATGGTTCGAGAAGCATCCTGGAGCGTTCCAATAAATAGTGTGGCCTGTACATTCACCTGACAGGAGCCTAATATGTGATTGATATGAAGTTATGGGATGTGGTTCAGAGTTCCTTTCGTACCCAAGATTGTGAATCTCCAAATACCATGGCGCTATGggtggctgtccagacagccatgGCTCAACATCCCTTCAGATGTCAACTTTCCACTTGTGGAATTGATGCCACGTTGAGCTGATGTGCTATATCAGGCTACAGTGGGGCCTACACAATACTAGTTCCTGTCCCGTGACTTTTGGCACATCAGTGTATTTAGGAATATTCTCCACTTTATATGGTACTTATACTGGAGCTAGAAGTTACAGAGATTTCTTAAATGTGTGAATTTGTTGTCAGTTTAGTTAGTAtaagctgtgtttgtgtgttgtttctctACAGTATTCAGAAGAGACATGCCATATTTTCCAATCAGCAGCACAGAGTGACAGTTACTCCAGTGTccgggtcaaaggtcactgtcAACGGCATACCCATAACTCAGAAAACAGAACTGCAGCATCTGGTGTGTCCCAAATGTCAGCCCATTTTCCCTTCTGGCTTTTCCagttaaacatttcaaatgagtTCTTActggctttttaatttttaaattccaTCATTTAGACTAGGGTTCTGTAAGATGTCATATAGGCATTACGTGATATCTGAGATGGTGGCCATCGTCACCTGGTTTTAGATTAGTTGAATTGGTAGGACAGTTGTGGCTTTGTTCACTGTCTGGGAAGGACCGGCTCATCCTGGGCTCCAACAACACCTACCTGTTTATCGGCTTCCCCACGGACCGGGCCACAGATGACTGGAGTCGCTTCGACTATGACTACTTCCAGTCTGAATTGGCAGCTGCTGAAGGCATCCATCTTCACTCATTGTGTGCTAAGCAGGAccaaagtatgtgtgtgtgtgcaagtgtatttgtttatgaagCGTAAAATGTACTAATGGAAATGTGACATATATTGAGGGGAATATGAGTATTCCCTCACTCCAGGATTGCCTAGATTAAAGGTGTGATTGTGTTATTGTAGGACCTGTCCAGTCCAACCCCAGTCTTCTGGCGGCCTTCTATGATTACATCAGGCTGATGCCCATGGTAGCCGAGGCGAACCAAATGAGTCAGGAACTCAACAAGGTGACTGGCTTTAAAGCAATTTTCCCATTCCCAGTACCCATTGGGTATTTCACTCAGTCAGCATTGTGAAATTCTGCAGTTTTTGTTGCTCTGGTATTATTTGAGTCTTCGATTTTAGGGGGTGGAATTTAATCTGGAAATTAAGAACCTCGCGATGTCTGATTCGAAGGGGCATGACCTGGAGAAGGAGATTGCGGTCAGGGTGACGTGTGTGGAGAGGAAACAGGTGATCCAAGCATTCAGTTTATCTGTTGTAATGTAACCAACTTGGCCAAAGCAGCATGCAAGCACTGAAACACCTAAATTAATCATGAATTATGTGGTTGAGTGAGAGCTctgttaaagaaataaacatgtaCATCAAGGGCTTAttttgaagggaaaaaataaagaaatatttattctggatattttatttaaaacagaatatGAATGAGTTATAAAACCAAGAGTGTAGTGCCACTCCACTGTTGTGCTcacttcattggcttccagtagttgcgcacatcagatttaaaaccttgatgcttgcctacaaagccaagaAATGGACCACAACCTACaaacatgatgtcaatggtcaaagctcaatccatacctcaagtacttagaacctcaagtacagctcggctggAAATActatgcttcaagtctcatgggaGACAAGCctcaagactattctctgccCTTGCTGCTAGATGGTGGAACAACTTCTGTTTGCTGTCCGGACAACTTGGTCTCTTGCaggtcttcaaacgcagactgaagacccatctctttgtgtaatatttaaatgaccactgatcctgctccttcgttgactaactaaaactttagtacttattgtagggtattgtttattgcactgatgttgactgatCCTaggttgactaactctagtacttattgttaattgcactgattgttgccTGAAATAGAGCTTATGTagtttgcacttctaggcatcagcactgatccctgtatttcaacagtattctagatcattggtatcttagactgtaacctactgtactgacaaggatgtattctatgagtaaatgacaaagcacttttgtaagttgctctggataagagcgcctgctaaatgctgtaaatgtcatgtAAATGTAAGAGTGTAGTGCTACTCTCCATTAACCAAGAGTATAGTGCCCCTATGAAGCAAACTGCAAAGTAAAAAGTCTGCCATGATTTTGTATCAGCCAGTGAATTACACTAATGTTATAGGCTTGTGCTAATTGGCAAATCCACATGGTTGAAACAAAGTCCTGGAGATAGATTTTACTTTCTGAACTGGATCAGTAACACCTCAGAACTGTTTGTTCACTGCCAGAGGCCTCCATCCTGTTTTTGAGATGAAAGGTAAAGAGTAGAAGTCAGTTTAAAGGAGATGAGAGTTAAGAGAAAGTGTTGTGTTGTCTAAGCATGTAGTGTTTTTCCCCCACAAACCTCTTTTTaaccattcacacacaaattctGCTTGTAGGTATGGATGTGGTCCAAGGCCAAGTTCATCAACCGCAAGTTTCTAATGGAGGAGCTGTACCAGCAGCAAGCGGAGGTTGGCGAAGGGGCGGACATGCCTCCTCTGTCCAGAGAGAAAGACCCTTTCTGGGATCCGCTGGAGCCCCTGCACCTGGGTAGTGCCCACCTTTGGCTCCAATCCCTGCCTTTCCACATTCCTGTGGAGGAACAGGTAGAAGTGGTGGGGTCAGAGGGCACAGAGGAGGCCATGCTGCAGATACAGCTGGTGCCCTGCCACCCAACAGGATTGTGGGTAACATTACTCTTATCTCCCATAGTGTAGTGAGATAAGGAATGTGCCATTTATATTCACACATGTAAATGCATCAGGTTAAGAGAAAGATGTGAGCAATAATAATACGAAcataaaaagctgtttttctCTCAAGAATGTTGGATTCTGTCAGTGTTGAACTATCATGCAGATCTTCTAGCTAAATACATATTATTGAGTTTCTATTAGTTATTAGATATTAGTGTCTGAAATGTTCAGTTATATTCTCCACAGCTCTGAGGCCTGCCCTTGGGGTTGATAATGAAGTAAAATGAAAGTGTGTCTCATGCTGAGTTTCATGCTATTTTGctattatgtgtttgtgtgtttgtgtgtatgtgtgtgtgcgttcaggCCACTGGGTGAGGATGATATCCTGATCGATCCCACTGAGCTTCTGGGCAAACGTCTGGACTTCCAGTTGGTTATGGACCGGTGCTGTGGTCTGCGCTGGCTCAGAGAAGCCCGTAACCGCGGTGTGCAGATTGGGTCAGTACCTGTTGAAAAGTACCAGGGATATACATAGTGGGCTTGTGGCTGCTTGCTTAAACTTGAAATTCAAATTATAATAGGTGCCAGAGTACACATTACTAGCTTTGCCCAGTCCAACATTCTTCTGGAAACTGGGCTTACAGTTTGTTTGATCAGAACAAAGATTTCTGTATGTTGGAGTGGCAACAATGTTTCTCGGGCTGTGTCTAAACACTGCCAGGTATCTGGCAAATCTTTATATAAAGAATTTACAGTTCTTCCGGTTATCCCTGTAAGTGGCCAATAATGAACACACCCTTTCAAGAATACCAGCAAACAAGAATTTTTGGTGTCCTTCTGAGGGAGTGTCCACTAAGGATGCCTGCCATTGCAAAACTTGTATGCAACCACCACAAACAAATGATTGATCCCTTTAAAACCAATAAAAACTAACCAATTGTTCCCTGTACAATGAAAGCAAATGAGCTGATTGTTCCCTGTACAACCAATACAAGTGAACCAATTGTTGAGTGAGTTCTGAACGGCTGTTGGTAGGTTCCAGATGTTCGACTGCCCGCAGCCCCTGTACACGCCTGCCATGTGGCACAATGCGAACCCGCTGCTGCAGCACAGGGTGCAGTTCACAGCTTTGAACACATCCCCTGCACTGCTGAACTACCTGCAGAACAGCGCCCTCGTGCTACAGCTCTGGGGACTGCAGGGTGAGCACACATTTCCAAAGCATCAGTCCTCTGTCTTGGCTTTTGGATTGGATGGAAGTCTagatatttctttgtttttttttcagggatAAAAAAGATGATCTAGAGGTCAAATTTGATTAGGATGACTTGTGTGTAGGAAATACTGATGTGTAGTTTCTCTGAATTCTTTGCATTTTTAggtgttgttttaatttttaactttgtGTGTAGAGGGATGCTCAGATATAGTGATCTGCTTGAATGGTGTGATGGTGACTCCAGAAGACAGTATCATCATAGATACAGCTGCCATTTCAGAAAACATGGTCAGTAGAACATGGAAGTTATTGTTAAATTTACATTGCACTGTTACTAGTTAAAACTACCCTTTGTCCTGTTTTTTGCAACATTCACTCCTTATTCAAGTGAATTATACGTCCTCAGAAAACTGTAAATGATGTAAAGTCTTGACTGTAAATGAGTCAAATAAAAAGGTGCACAGGATCTGCACATGGGTGAACTCAGTCTTGTTTTTCATCatgctgtctctgtgtttgtgtttaggcAGTGGACAGTGCAGGCTCAGAGCTGAACCCATCTCTGCAAGCTCTCCAAGAGGACCTGGAGCAGCTGAAGAGCTCTAACGTGGCACTCAGGAAGGAGAACAGAGCTCTACGGGAGCAGCTGGGTGCGTCCGGCCTCAGTGGTGCACTCAGCCTGCTGTCTGCCCGCGGTACGCAGCTGTGAAAGTGTGAAGCTTCTACAGCTCACCCATCTGCACCTGCCAGCTGAGATTCCAGCACATTCTGAGAAATCGCTCATGTAGAGTCGCTTCTTGGCCTTTCCATCCTAATGAACTACAGCTATATGGCTGGATTGTGCCTGCCTCTGGAGAAGTGGTGTAACACTGAGGCACTGTGTGAACACTTCTCTATTATGTCCTGGTTGCAGGTGTGGATAGTGGGCGTGGCTGTcgggagaggaggagcagtcTCCGGACCAGCTGCGATGCCCAGTTGGCTCGGGCACTGAAGGTCTTCTACCACAGTATGACGTCTGTCAGGGGTCAACTGCTGAGGCTACAAAGGCACAGACCCAGTGTAAGTAGACAGGATGTTACCCTCTACCATTACAACATTCAGGCCTCATCAAACCTATCATCTTTTTTCAAAAACCATGCTTCAAAGTCTTGTAGAGCAGGGAAATGGTTCGTTAGAAATTGACCTGAGAACTGTAACACGTCTTATTAAGGTATCCCTTCGGAGGCAGGCAGTGTCTTTTGTTAACTTTTACGTTTTGTGTCGGGGGTGTTCCAGGAGGACGCAGACCTGCTTGGTCTGCGGCTGTTTGTCGACGAACATGCTCATCTGCTTAAGGATTTTGGGGAACAGctggagcagtgtgtgagtgtgctgaaacaggaagtggcaACCATCGTGCGCAGGAAAAGAGACAAGTCTGGAGGCTGGTCCTGATCTAGGATTGTTCTCCTTGTGTCTGGTCCCAGTTTGGAGACTTTTCCCCTACAGGTTCCATTAAGGTTTACATGACACCCAGACATCCGTTAAGTTGCTTTGAGATGCTGCTACATaaatcactaaataaataaatctgacttgaCTTGCTGCTTGAGCGAAGGCACTTGAAAcgaacttttttctttttttttaagcctaGCTCAGTAGAGATGCTAAGATTTATCTATTTAGACTTACCTCCTAAACTAGCTTCCACTTCTTTGTATCCTTAGTTCATTGTGTCACGAATATtgaaatgggggggaaaaatggaTTTTCACAAAGTGCACTTCCAGTAGATGTGGCTATGTTTTATTCAGATctgaaacaaacagcagcagcaggcagatGGAGCAGGAAAGCTTATAGGCACAGTACACACAGCCTTGTGGATCCTTGTCCTTCGAGGGCAGAGGTCATCACCATAGCATGCACTGAGCTGATCCTTGGAATTCCTCTACCTTCATGACTGTACAAGTTAGTTATTACATCTATAACAGTGATTCTGAAACCTAGATCTCTTCCTGTTTTTTGGTCACATCCTACCTAATAAATGCTTATCAAAAAAAGTCTTTATAAGACTTGGAACCTTGTTCTAGAAAGTGTGTTTTATTCACGTTTAATCAATCACTCTATTCTGTGGCTGTTAGCCCAAGTGTGTTACTTTTGCACTATCATCTCAAACCCccccctgcaaaaaaaacctaaaaagcTGCAGAAGTCAAATGATGTAGAGTACAGGAGATAAACAGCTTGCAAATGCCATTCTACAGGTTAGACAAGCATCAACACTAAACTGCAAAACAGAAACCGTGGATTAAAGATCTGGATACACTGAAGAGCAACCTCTACTCATGTGAATTTGGCTTTGACAAGAATGTCTCAAATCTGGAAGGACATTCCGAGACAAACTTTCTTCATGTTTCCTATTATCAGGACAACCAGAAAGAAGTATTTAGAAAGGAATGAAgcatgttgctgttttttttccgcATTTCTTTAGGGTATCCAGGTCTTTAGTGAGCTTTAACTAATTATTTTTCTCCCTACATCAGAGTAAATGGAGATGTGCTGGGACCAGGCCAGACCAAGTTCTGCTTCTAACTGACTTCGAGCACAGAGAACTGGATGCCATGATTGTTGAGGCGGTCGATGATGGTGGTGTTGGCGAAAGCAGCTCCAGGAGTGTAGACTCCGCCCCTGCAGagtttaaacaaatattaaagcCTCTGAAAAGTGTGGCAAATTTAATTCTGCAACAAAATCCCTTCCTCCCATTTCTCCCATCACTAACTGAGCAGGAGATACGACTGCACAGCGTTCTAATCTCACTCACTTTTTAGGCAGGGAATTGGGCTCATTCAGCATGGTAATGGCTGCCTGCACCATGGCTATCGGAGTGGCAACGTAACCAGGCTCTGTAGCATAGCAGCACACAAGAAAACAGCAATAAGTACCATCCTGTTAACATCTTAGAAAGCAGTGGGTGGGACACAAAGATGTGATCATTAAAGGTGAAAACACTGTTACACAGAGGTTCGTTACAGTACCTGGGCCCTGGACGAGAGTGCGGATCTTGGCATTTGGCTTGCCCTGCGATGGGTCCTGGCCCTCAGTGTAGCCCTCTCCAAAGAAGGCAAACCTGAAAGACGAGCCCTCCAGCTGCACAAGCACCACCAAATGTTAGTATTCCAACATGGCCGTCCGGTAGAGACGTGAGCTTTCTAACACTGCAGTCCATGGAAGAACATGTTGCTTGCGACTCAAGCGCTAAGAAAATGCAGCCCAAGTTGAAAGATTTTTTACAGTATCAAAGTATTTGATACGTAATAGTGTAGCTAAAAAGTGATCGGATGTGTAGTTGACAACAGTGAGTCATACCTATTCATTATACTGTTTTTCTAATTGATAATGGTGCATCATACCTGCTTTCTAGTTGGACCCTCCTTGGAGAAGAAGCCGAAAGAGAAGAACTCTGGAAACTACACACCAAAATAACATTGTTTTCACATTAAACTACAAGACAGAACTGCAAAGGTAAAACCATATGCATCAATGTATGACCATACCAATACGACCACACAGGTTGCTCAAGAATACAAAAGCGTCTTACCTTAATTAGAAGGTTTCTGCCAAAGCTGAACTTCACAAGGAACCAGAACATCATTCCAGCAAAGAGGAGTTTAATGACCGAGGTGATTCCTCCTATCCCAGCGTAAGCACCATACTGCACCTGATGACCGAAACACTGGCTTCACACTCGAGAGCATTTCCATTCACTCCAAAACAAGGCTTCTGCTTAGTTCATCTCAATATGCCAACATGACTAGGGGAAGCTAGCATCAGCCAGTCAGCACatcttttcatgtgtgtgtcctccctttgttttttgtacatTATTAGCAGCATTAGCATATGAGCTGTTTTACTGGACATCATTAATGGGTGGTTGGTGTGACTAACTGGAGTCTTGTTGTGCTCTTCAGCAAGGAAACGCTGGGTCCTCTTAACCACAGAGGGATCTGCACCCATGAAGGGAACAGAGTATTGCTGGATCTCATCACTAAAGAACAGGGCGCtcctacagaaacacacaaaattgtggttttgctttttaaatagtGGTGTTCAGCCTGGATTGTACCTCAAGGGGTTCTGAGATATCTGAAGGGATCTTGAAGCTTTTTGATAGtaattaatataaaacacaaagatTAACAATTTGTTGACCCATACAGGGCAGAAATACCCCTTAACTGTCTTTGCATTTCAGAGTTCTTCCCAAATGGGCACAAAAACACTATGAATAAGTAATTAATAAAACCTGCTAAGCACACCTTCTTTTAATTTTGGCTCCAACCACAGGTAGAGGCTTGTGATCAAACTTCTTCCTCAGGCTCCTCAGTTTTCCACTGTCTGCAAAGCCATAGATGGCCGACTGCCAGGTGCCATCGTGGATACAGCCGCCCTGTGGGCaaatccaaacacacagcaatTGAGCTGATTCATGGTACGGCCCGCTCTAGAAGAAAATCACAAGATCATTTTGCACCAACCTCAGGCCCTGTACTCGCTGTCAGAAAGCTCTCCACAGCCGTAAGAGTGCCtagaaacatacacaaaaatagAGTTTAAAACTATAGGTTGATGTATCATCATATCTTGAAAAGAATTAAATACATGAAGCAATGCGGACCCgctcttttaaataaaaccacatCACACTGTTAACATCCAGAAAACCTTTACCATAGAGTCTCACAATAAGGAATATGATTCCTTAATATTACCCAGAAAGAGACATAACCATGGAA is part of the Electrophorus electricus isolate fEleEle1 chromosome 13, fEleEle1.pri, whole genome shotgun sequence genome and encodes:
- the kif28 gene encoding kinesin-like protein KIF28P, whose translation is MATKDCVKVAVRVRPFNKREKEAGGRCIISISANNLAIQDPRNQQSWRTFTFDFAYWSHSGFVRNTDGLFLPEETGGRYADQASIFEGLGQGLLENAVQGYNATLLAYGQTGSGKSYSMVGNGPNKGLVPTFCHRLFQFIKSHQDSRQCQVFFSMLEIYNEQVIDLLSKTSRSPGGLRVREEQHRGFYVEGLRKVPCESAVQVERLMEQGTRTRTTAATRMNTNSSRSHMLIIVQLKQIFSKECITKQSNINLVDLAGSERQRSSGSEVDRLKEGTAINLSLTTLGNVISALADVSLGKKAVHIPYRDSILTKLLQSALGGNSRTVMIATVSPADICYEESISTLRYAERAKRIQNKAVVNKGPTERLVKELKAENARLLLRLSRLDQEGRQTDQETKELRRLLTHNELQIRAIQTLWEQHLQEALKDWETQYTNITQERRMVQMYPYMLNVNEDAQLSGVIKLFIQEGNWDVGLEDSSPKSIPLRGLGIQKRHAIFSNQQHRVTVTPVSGSKVTVNGIPITQKTELQHLDRLILGSNNTYLFIGFPTDRATDDWSRFDYDYFQSELAAAEGIHLHSLCAKQDQRPVQSNPSLLAAFYDYIRLMPMVAEANQMSQELNKGVEFNLEIKNLAMSDSKGHDLEKEIAVRVTCVERKQVWMWSKAKFINRKFLMEELYQQQAEVGEGADMPPLSREKDPFWDPLEPLHLGSAHLWLQSLPFHIPVEEQVEVVGSEGTEEAMLQIQLVPCHPTGLPLGEDDILIDPTELLGKRLDFQLVMDRCCGLRWLREARNRGVQIGFQMFDCPQPLYTPAMWHNANPLLQHRVQFTALNTSPALLNYLQNSALVLQLWGLQEGCSDIVICLNGVMVTPEDSIIIDTAAISENMAVDSAGSELNPSLQALQEDLEQLKSSNVALRKENRALREQLGASGLSGALSLLSARGVDSGRGCRERRSSLRTSCDAQLARALKVFYHSMTSVRGQLLRLQRHRPSEDADLLGLRLFVDEHAHLLKDFGEQLEQCVSVLKQEVATIVRRKRDKSGGWS
- the sccpdha.1 gene encoding saccharopine dehydrogenase a, tandem duplicate 1 — its product is MALTSSAARPYHIIIFGASGFTGQFVVEEVARTSAEGPRGAVRWALAGRSRAKLDKVLEQASEALGKPELKSEVDIIVADVGEPDSLAAMCKQGVIVLNCVGPYRFYGEAVVKACVENGAHCIDICGEPQFLEGMQLNYHSQAADKGVYIVGSCGFDSIPADLGVLYTRDQFKGTLTAVESFLTASTGPEGGCIHDGTWQSAIYGFADSGKLRSLRKKFDHKPLPVVGAKIKRRSALFFSDEIQQYSVPFMGADPSVVKRTQRFLAEEHNKTPVQYGAYAGIGGITSVIKLLFAGMMFWFLVKFSFGRNLLIKFPEFFSFGFFSKEGPTRKQLEGSSFRFAFFGEGYTEGQDPSQGKPNAKIRTLVQGPEPGYVATPIAMVQAAITMLNEPNSLPKKGGVYTPGAAFANTTIIDRLNNHGIQFSVLEVS